A region from the Mya arenaria isolate MELC-2E11 chromosome 2, ASM2691426v1 genome encodes:
- the LOC128212231 gene encoding 26S proteasome non-ATPase regulatory subunit 10-like has product MRVRSCSGFYTLNMDEISTLAYEGNIDILKIKLREDHSKAIKKDVSQRMPLHWAASGGHNEIVELLLSMDVPVDARDEAMWTPMMIAASAGREQIVRDLVSRGAQVNAVNQTGQCALHYAASKDRYQIAELLLENGGALDIGDLYENTPLHRAASKGHVKITKLLLQYRPDVNYKDSSGNTPLHVACEEERSEVARLLIQHGAYVTIMNKEEQTPLDLAPPNLRRTLKKLSEDIHIVPNDR; this is encoded by the exons ATGAGAGTCCGATCTTGTTCCGGATTCTATACATTAAACATGGATGAAATAAGCACATTAGCGTATGAAGGCAACATTGatattcttaaaattaaattacgAGAAGACCATAGCAAGGCAATAAAGAAAGATGTG aGCCAGAGAATGCCACTTCATTGGGCAGCATCTGGTGGCCACAATGAGATAGTGGAACTGCTGTTATCAATGGATGTGCCAGTTGATGCCAGAGATGAG GCCATGTGGACTCCTATGATGATTGCTGCCTCTGCTGGCAGAGAGCAGATTGTGCGTGACCTTGTGTCACGGGGAGCACAGGTGAATGCTGTTAACCAGACTGGTCAATGTGCCCTGCATTACGCTGCTTCCAAGGACAGATATCAG ATAGCAGAGTTACTGTTAGAGAATGGAGGTGCATTAGACATTGGTGACCTGTATGAGAACACGCCCCTTCATCGTGCCGCATCCAAGGGCCATGTGAAGATAACCAAGCTACTCCTGCAGTACCGACCTGACGTCAACTATAAGGACTCCAGTGGCAACACACCATT ACATGTGGCATGTGAAGAAGAGAGGTCGGAGGTTGCCAGGCTGCTCATACAACATGGCGCATATGTCACCATCATGAACAAG GAAGAACAGACTCCCCTTGACCTAGCCCCGCCCAACCTGAGACGCACCCTGAAGAAACTGAGTGAAGACATCCACATTGTTCCTAATGACCGGTGA
- the LOC128212217 gene encoding uncharacterized protein LOC128212217: MASERRPLTRGPRLSKTFPHRVVLVVALVLCLCACGSIVLGVICWANHLWGYYWGTGLWSGGVILFAGMFGIVSSIVKNVCATKTFMIISIFGCIVSLGMIALACGGLDSASGFFDGGNRSSFLTYLSHALYLGLGVLQLTLCVLSDGICVYYLFYGTNAELYTVANSKDKKHKKTPIVRKDKTRSSTGSEVPLMRASKSESLRSSGKRQSKSRSDTNVNNNDEQFTADDLPIFYSGAAHQLNARALHREEAQVSSPVVRSASFSTFGRHPPGPDQVSLIVHPTDDNASEVNTVCMETSERARKRENHYAQTLLFVPPLPIEEDEALPPYEVVDSNPYENVNSDRRRKRRRTDESPVTCLYIHRSRSLPVRALKQTDSRSKRGSLRTQVPRGTPDSGLPGGGHEQQTLLPTNNDGQTPKSKGPIAVCPLSRSADFLPFENETDSNVASVIDVSPHDVLQKQFVHPSDRIMDNNVVRRNKHSQSMKSENKRRLDRHRRAVSAEIKPNKDGLYPHEKLANIDLAARTSTSSLDGSNSSLFADNRIMPTKFSLRKPIRQLGMPAISSPVPVKPPHAAHVKSPPPKPPRTHSVTADDLLRDDMDSVNIEEAETVFANINDLTNGKHYDAGTENVPQPKIGLDVPKHKTLAVVRDETKVKQAKEPVAVLDSGPVLRCMPPSVVKMSNSVGDDDVFSSNSVVLPTSPVLKHPSLTAKQAYRPSVIGKTKIVSNEFESKVDHNGTAELKSPSVDEKRESDSAVYAQVMKSTTVSPTSPRTNVQRSRKLYFSFSDKDNVSVFDPSPVIENKPGLESEHVFEIENKVTVQNLAEVPESPVVAAKEQTRKGDNNDKNMKEKNVRNGIQEKEGPVNGKTDLRVRLPPVSPSERILQRKNLTSNIDLGNSSLKEEKKSPETNGARPKTTSYKHLFSPLPHPSKHMSSPPQKPDLRLSSLSSSGFDRQITPGDSKKMPEISPLPFLKSPKPPVFSKPTKLKSPAQSNTLSSGEAVNVPCGLKADSPGTLTGAASSPLHSASGQSDKPSTSSSTVTPTFSPSAPDRARSSGGNHQGVLTLPPPQHARHVPDQVLRQQVPVLPNQDIPAQPGNADEQLNRPLFSVLL, from the coding sequence ATGGCGTCCGAGCGTCGGCCATTAACAAGAGGTCCGCGTCTGTCGAAGACATTTCCGCATCGAGTAGTCCTCGTCGTTGCATTGGTCCTATGTTTGTGCGCGTGCGGAAGTATCGTGCTGGGCGTTATTTGCTGGGCCAATCATCTATGGGGTTACTACTGGGGAACGGGGTTATGGTCGGGAGGCGTCATTCTGTTCGCGGGTATGTTCGGCATTGTGAGTAGTATCGTGAAGAACGTGTGTGCCACCAAGACCTTCATGATTATCTCCATATTCGGATGTATTGTTTCACTAGGAATGATCGCTCTAGCTTGTGGTGGCCTTGATTCAGCGAGCGGCTTTTTCGACGGCGGAAACCGCTCAAGCTTTCTGACATACCTTAGTCACGCGTTGTACCTTGGTCTTGGGGTTTTGCAATTGACGTTATGCGTTCTCTCTGATGGGATTTGTGTTTACTATTTGTTCTACGGGACGAATGCGGAATTATACACAGTGGCAAATAGCAAagacaagaaacataaaaaGACACCAATAGTGAGAAAAGACAAAACTCGATCTAGTACCGGAAGTGAGGTTCCTTTAATGCGTGCCTCAAAGTCGGAGAGTCTAAGGTCTAGCGGTAAACGACAATCCAAGTCAAGGAGTGACACAAACGTAAACAACAATGATGAACAATTCACCGCCGATGATCTGCCTATCTTTTATTCGGGAGCTGCACATCAACTCAACGCCAGAGCTCTGCACAGAGAGGAAGCACAGGTTTCAAGTCCCGTGGTGCGCAGTGCTTCATTTTCGACCTTCGGACGCCACCCTCCCGGCCCTGACCAGGTGTCGCTGATAGTTCACCCAACTGACGACAATGCAAGTGAAGTCAATACGGTCTGCATGGAAACTTCCGAACGAGCCCGTAAAAGGGAAAACCATTACGCACAAACGCTTCTGTTCGTCCCACCGCTGCCGATTGAAGAAGACGAAGCTTTGCCGCCCTATGAGGTGGTCGACTCAAACCCGTATGAAAACGTGAATAGTGACAGGCGGCGGAAGCGCCGGAGAACAGACGAGTCGCCTGTTACTTGCCTGTACATCCACCGAAGTAGAAGTTTGCCGGTGAGAGCTTTAAAGCAAACCGATTCACGTTCTAAACGTGGTTCACTGCGAACACAAGTACCACGTGGAACTCCAGACTCCGGACTACCAGGTGGCGGCCACGAGCAACAAACTCTCTTACCCACAAATAATGACGGTCAAACTCCTAAGTCAAAAGGTCCGATAGCAGTGTGTCCTTTAAGTCGGTCCGCTGACTTTTTGccttttgaaaatgaaacagaTAGCAATGTAGCCAGTGTCATTGATGTCAGTCCGCATGACGTTCTTCAAAAACAGTTTGTTCATCCAAGTGATCGAATAATGGATAACAATGTTGTTCGAAGAAATAAGCATTCTCAAAGTAtgaaatctgaaaataaaagacGTTTAGATCGACATCGACGAGCTGTTTCGGCCGAAATAAAACCGAACAAAGACGGTCTATATCCACATGAAAAACTTGCAAACATTGATCTGGCTGCGAGAACCAGTACGAGTTCACTCGACGGCTCGAACTCGAGCCTGTTCGCGGATAATCGGATAATGCCAACCAAGTTTTCTCTCCGAAAGCCAATACGACAGCTAGGTATGCCCGCCATAAGTTCTCCAGTTCCGGTGAAGCCTCCCCATGCCGCTCATGTGAAGAGTCCCCCACCCAAACCACCCCGCACCCATTCAGTCACCGCCGACGACCTGCTAAGAGACGACATGGACTCTGTTAACATAGAGGAGGCTGAAACAGTGTTCGCTAACATTAATGATCTTACTAATGGGAAACATTATGACGCAGGAACAGAAAATGTGCCACAGCCGAAAATAGGACTTGACGTACCGAAACATAAAACATTGGCTGTAGTGCGAGATgaaacaaaagtaaaacaagCTAAGGAACCTGTAGCAGTGTTAGACAGTGGAccggtgttgaggtgtatgccTCCTTCGGTTGTGAAAATGTCTAATTCCGTGGGTGATGACGATGTGTTCAGCAGTAATTCCGTGGTTCTCCCGACCTCGCCCGTGTTAAAACACCCTTCATTGACGGCCAAACAAGCGTATAGACCCTCTGTAATtggcaaaacaaaaatagttagTAATGAGTTCGAATCTAAGGTTGATCATAATGGTACGGCAGAATTGAAAAGCCCGAGTGTTGATGAGAAACGTGAAAGTGATAGTGCTGTGTATGCTCAAGTTATGAAAAGTACAACTGTATCGCCAACTTCCCCACGCACAAACGTTCAAAGGTCAAGAAAACTGTACTTTTCATTCTCGGATAAAGACAATGTCAGTGTGTTTGACCCGAGTCCAGTCATCGAGAATAAACCCGGACTTGAGTCTGAACACGTGTTTGAAATAGAGAATAAAGTTACTGTGCAGAACTTAGCAGAAGTGCCAGAATCTCCAGTCGTTGCCGCAAAAGAACAAACGCGGAAGGGagataataatgacaaaaacatgaaagaaaaaaatgttagaaatggAATTCAAGAGAAAGAAGGACCTGTGAATGGCAAAACGGACTTACGTGTAAGACTACCCCCTGTTTCTCCATCAGAAAGAATACTTCAGAGGAAAAATCTCACTAGCAATATAGACCTTGGAAATAGCTCGCTGAAAGAGGAAAAGAAATCTCCAGAAACGAATGGAGCGCGACCGAAAACGACTTcgtataaacatttattcagtCCATTGCCTCACCCAAGCAAGCACATGAGCTCGCCACCACAAAAACCGGACTTACGTTTATCAAGCTTGTCAAGCTCTGGTTTTGATCGACAAATTACACCGGGGGATAGCAAAAAAATGCCGGAAATAAGTCCTCTCCCTTTTCTGAAATCCCCCAAACCTCCGGTGTTTAGTAAACCGACAAAGCTAAAGTCCCCTGCTCAAAGCAATACTTTGTCTTCTGGTGAGGCTGTGAATGTTCCTTGCGGTTTGAAAGCAGATTCTCCCGGCACCTTAACTGGCGCCGCTAGCTCGCCTCTGCATAGCGCTTCCGGTCAGTCGGATAAACCGTCGACAAGTTCATCAACTGTAACGCCGACTTTCTCACCAAGCGCTCCTGACCGTGCCAGGAGCAGCGGTGGTAATCATCAAGGCGTTCTCACACTTCCACCACCACAGCACGCGCGTCACGTGCCGGACCAGGTGCTCAGGCAGCAGGTGCCTGTGTTGCCCAATCAAGACATTCCAGCACAGCCGGGGAACGCCGACGAGCAGCTCAATAGACCATTATTTTCAGTCCTCTTATAG